The segment CGGAATTCCCGTGGGCGAGTGTACTGCGGATGTTCGAGTAGTCCCTGGTGCGAAAAGGAATCGTACTTGGAACTGGTCTCGTCTCCGAGGACACCCGGAATTAATCGGATGACGGTATCGACGACCAGCATTGCAGGGACTTCACCACCGTTGGCAATAAAGTCGCCTGCTGATATCTCCAGAGGTTTCAACCCCTCTCGAATGCGTTCGTCAAAACCTTCGTATCGTCCACAGAGCATGACCAGTCGGTCGTACTCTGCCAGCTCTTCGACCAGATTCTGATCGAGTTGCCGTCCCTGGGGGGTCATCATGACCAATTGCCCCGGCTGCTCCCCTTCGTTCTGGACTGCTTCGACGCAGTCGTAAACAGGTTGACAGCCAATCAACATTCCCGGTCCACCACCGTAAGGTCGATCATCAACGGATTGATGTTTATCGGTGGCCCATTGACGGAAGTCCCAAGTATTCACTTCCACCAAACCATTTTGTATGGCCAGCTTCAGTAAAGACTGTTGCAGGTATCCGTCAAACAGACCGGGAAACAGGGTGAGAATATCAAATCGCATGGTTCATCCAGTTCGGGTTCACCTGGTGATACTGCCCACCCTCAATGACAGACTTTAGAAACAGAGCGAGATTACTCTTCGCTGGCTTCGGCAGTCTCGGCGGCGGGAGTTTCTTCGGTTGTTTCTTCCGCAGCGGCTGTTTCCCCTTCGGGAGCAGCTTCTGGTTCCGGTTCCGGCAGCGGCTTAGGGGCCTGCATCGGAGGTGGAGTTTTTACACTGCCGAATTTGTTTGTTTTGACCTTTTTGATCAGAGTGCCAACTTTGTCGGAAGGTTGAGCTCCGACAGAAAGCCAGTACTCAATCCGTTCCATGTTGAGTTTGACGCGTTCCGATTTGTCGGTGACCATAGGGTCGTAGTGACCGAGTTCCTCAATGGTTTTACCATTTCGGGGAGATCGGGCGTCCATTACGCAAACCCGGTAAAACGGGCGATGCTTACGCCCCAGTTTTTTCATACGAATTCGAACTGCCACGAATTAACTCCTTGAAGGAAAATAGAATGTCTGTAGTTGAATTAAAATTATGTTTTTGAAACCGCTTGAAACGGTCTATCGGTTGTTCTGACTATTTGCGGCGATTTTTCTTACGCGCCTGCTTCTGTTTTTTATTCTGTTTCCGTTTTTCTTCTTTGGAAACCAGTCCACCCCGCTTGCTGCGGTTTTTCTCTTTAGGAAGTGCGCCACTCGGATCGGACATTCCCATTTCCTGCATCTGTCGCATCGCTTTCCATTGATCTTTCATACCCCCGCCTGCCATACCTTTCATCATGCCAGCAATGCTGTCGTACTGTTTCAACAGCTGACTGACGTCGGTCGGGTCGCAGCCACTTCCGATAGCGATGCGATTACGGCGATTACGATCGATTTTCTGCGGATTCTCCCGCTCGTCCATGGTCATGGAACCGATGATCGCTTCGATGCGGCTCATTTCCTTGTCTGCGTCTACATTGTCCGCAGCGTCGAGCATGCCTCCCATACCAGGAATCATCTTCATGATTTCCTTCATGGGGCCCATACTGCGGACTTTTCGCATCTGATTGCGGAAATCCTCGAGGGAGAACTTCCCTTCGCGCATCTTTTGCTGCTGACGTTCCATATCGTCGGCATCAAATTCACGCTGCGCTTTTTCCATCAGCGTTTGCAGGTCGCCTCCGCCCATGATCCGGCTGGCCATCCGGTCCGGGTGGAATTCTTCAAGACGATCCAGCTGCTCAC is part of the Polystyrenella longa genome and harbors:
- the trmD gene encoding tRNA (guanosine(37)-N1)-methyltransferase TrmD, producing the protein MRFDILTLFPGLFDGYLQQSLLKLAIQNGLVEVNTWDFRQWATDKHQSVDDRPYGGGPGMLIGCQPVYDCVEAVQNEGEQPGQLVMMTPQGRQLDQNLVEELAEYDRLVMLCGRYEGFDERIREGLKPLEISAGDFIANGGEVPAMLVVDTVIRLIPGVLGDETSSKYDSFSHQGLLEHPQYTRPREFRGMSVPDVLLSGNHQEIERWRKEQSLIRTRELRSDLLDQQDELPES
- the rpsP gene encoding 30S ribosomal protein S16, producing the protein MAVRIRMKKLGRKHRPFYRVCVMDARSPRNGKTIEELGHYDPMVTDKSERVKLNMERIEYWLSVGAQPSDKVGTLIKKVKTNKFGSVKTPPPMQAPKPLPEPEPEAAPEGETAAAEETTEETPAAETAEASEE